The window CGTCGATGCGACACAGATCTGgtggagagaaagaagacaTCTTGAGATAGTGGTAACATGCAACTTGGAAACTTATTAGCAGTATtgctaccactactactacaaAGACTGAGGGGACAAAAGTCTTCATTCACTGTTCAAGGCAATTAAACAACCTCTATTTCCTACAACAGTtctttacatacatttttgatATCATTTATACTGATTCttgaaaacaccaaaaactTGACATGTGTAATTCATttctctatttttcttttttccacttGCTTTGTCATCTGGGATCTCCAAAAACACCAAGACAGTTACTGAACTTGCATGTGCTCTATAAGTGAGCAGGACCTACACTGTGAATGAATAGGTCTGTTCAAAAGATGTTTGAAGAAAATCTTATGTAATGGTCCTTTTTGTTGCTATGTGATAAGACAAATATTTATATCcatatatttacatttcagcaccaaatgtgtgatttttttaGCAGTGTCAGAGATATCTAATGACATTGTTTTAAAAGACAGGTCATCTAAATATAGACAGTATAAACAATCTGAAGTACTCATTTTAGCTCAAAGCTACATTAGCTCTCTTAACTTCCACTAATCCTGTGTTGGCCAAAAAGGTTCATGGCTTTTAACCTTTTGTGCTTTTAGCAGAAAAGTCAGAATACAAAGTCCCTGGTTGGATTTCCCTCCCTCACCCTCTCTCGCGCTAATATAAATGAACTGCAAAATTCCTTGGCTGAAGACAAAGCCTTGTTTATGTAAAGCCTTGCAGTCAATGTGGGGATGTTACCAGGAAGCAAGATACCATGACTGTGCAGAGCAAAAAAGGGCCATGTGCCAAGATGGATCAGCTTTTAACAattatgcttttttaaaatctattgtCAATGTAGATTTCACAGTTCTGTTTCATTACAGCAAACCTGAGTTAGTATAAATGCTTAGGTTCAACTGCATCCAGCAGTTTGACAGTCAGGCCTTGGTAACTTGTGAGAATTTTAGTATGTAAGGCTCCACAATTAATTGTAGATAAATCAGAAATATGTGCTTCTGTGATAAAtgctcatctctctctctctcggttATCTAGAGTCCTGAGGGATTAGTGATCCTCTGCCATAGATCAGAGATAATGCTGCCACTCCCACTAAGAGGAAACCTTGTTTGGCATGTACTGCAGACACTCAGGAGTTGTGTGAAAAGGCATGGCAGGCTACCTGTAATAACACAGTAAGTTTGAATGTGAATTTCAATTTAAAGCAGCATGGTTGAAGTGCATTCATAAGTAACCCCCCCGAAACCTCCAGAAGCGTATAttttattcaattcaatttaaatcGGTTTTATATAACCTCTATGTTCTATGTGCTGCTGCTATCTGAGCCTGGACACGCCAGTTAATTTGTGATTTCCAATCTCAGAGAGGCCTTTTCCTGGTTAGATTAAGTATATATAAGAAGCATAAGTTGAACAGTTTGCTTTACTGAGAATTTCATTACATTATAACCACAAAAGAAGAAGGTGAAGAAAGAGGAGGCAGGCCTTGCTCACCAACATGAGGAGGTGGCTTGCAGTTCCCTACACTTGGTCTTCATTAATAAGATTGCGTCTTACCATCAAAATTTGAATTTAACCTTTCTAATCACAACATTTAAGTCTGCCTGTAAGGTGACCTGCTCCTTCTTTACTCTGATAGTACCAGGTATTTTTTTGATAACACGAACTCCCAAACAACCATTGTTTAATATATTGCCTGCATTCACACAACAATATGGTGTAGCGGTATGCATAATCAAACTCACTTCCCTTTTCATAAATGACCGAACTCAGGTCCATACATCTCGACTGATTCTGAGTCATCATTAATTACTGTCACCCACACAATAGTTCATATTCAACTGCAGACATTTGGCTTGCATTGAGCTAGCATTTACAGCATAATGCCCCCACCCACGGATCAACTCATATCAGTCCAGGTTTTCTTTATTCACTGAACCATATGTTATGACAGGTTGGCCGAGCAAATAGAGAAGCGAAAGGGAAAATAAACTGTGTCACTGATTTATCTTTGCAATAGTCACTGTGTGAAAGTTTTTGTAGTTGGCAAATTGTGCCTTGTACATGAACTCAGAAGGCTTGATACACAAAGGGAGCTTTGGTGTAGTGAAAGGTTAATTTTTGAGCCAAAGTATACAAACATTCAGCTTTAGGAAACCTGCAAAGCCACATACCGAAAAGGCAATTACTCTCGCTCATTCACACTCGCCATgttaaacaaagacagacagttaCTCTGGTGAAAGCCTGCACCTGCAACGCTCTCATACACCCAATGTGGCCCTCTTTCTCATTTGGCTTGCAAACCTCCGGAGACACCAGATAAGATATTTACATACCAGTCAGCCTGCTTTTTTTAAGAGCTTGCGTTACATAAGTCATTCTGTGTGCCTGCGTGTTGATGTAAAACACACTCCATAACTTTGTTACTTCATAACTGCAGCAGTTACTATTGTCGTATTGCCATTCAGGATACCTGTCATGCTTTGAAAATCACTGTCAAGAATAATTTTTTCCCCTCACTGAGGCCTCTTTGGACATGTGACACACACTAGTTAAAAAATGTGCTTCAAGTGCAAAATGTGTATGAGCAACATGGACAATGTCTCAGTAGTTCCTGTTTAACCACACAAGTAAGCAGTAAAGATTACAACCATGCAAGTTTGTCTTTGCCCAGTTGTTGCTTAACGTTTAGACAGTCAAGTCAAGATAAGGATTTCAAAATGTTAATCTGAGCAACGGTTGTGCCTTTTATCAACAGATACAAACTCTTACACTaccacactttaaaaaaaaaaaacctgagtcATGGTATGTCATAACTCGCTCATACTTGTCCCAAGTAGACTCGGGTTTCACAATTCACGGTCTGTTTTGCAGTTTCAAAATGTGCTTAACTGATGTAACCATTGTTATGATTCATGGGAAATCACTTCATAGACTGAGGCGAGAGATTGTCAGTGATTGAGGGCCTCAtctaaaaagcatttttcagcatttttttccaAAGAGGAGCTTGTTAAATTCACTCGTGTTTTagctttaaatcaaaccatccacgaaaaagaaacaaaaactgtgccgtaaatgtagtgcagtaagtCACTGCAGGAGTATGCTGTTGTGAGAGTCCCAAATTGCCTTTAACATGCGAGTCAACGCATTAGGTTTCATAGTTAAGAATTTTGGTGACACATGACGAGAAGTGCAAATCCAAGATATGAGTGTCGACATAATATCATTATGGTGTCCTCTTTAGCACTGTGCAGACAATCATGTAATGATTGCATTGACTTGTGCCAGGCCACTTTATCTTTATATATACAAAAACGAACAAAGTGTGATAAAGAATAACAGTTTATGATGTAATGTCAGCCAAATGTTTGGGGAATATTTGCAATGTGTTGATTCTAATTCACGATTTTTTGGAAATAATAACATCTTGATTATAATGACCTGATTCAGAAATTACTTAAAGCCCTGCTCATGTGCTACACTAAACAATAGATCGATTGGCTCAGTTTGACTTGGTGGTTTGATCTGAGTTGGAGGACAGAGCTTAATGGAGAATGCCAGCCGGACTATTCTCAGCGTGGCCACATTTAGTGCCTGCACCATCACAAAGATGTGGCACGAAGAGTAACCCTTCTGCCAGTAGTGTGTCATCTTAGCTAAAGAGGTGAATAAAAATAGTCTTTTTGTAATGATACAACAAATTAATGCCATTATTGATTACTCACCTGACACCCCATTTTCAACAGTCGGACTCTCGGGTGTAGGTGAAGCTGGTTTTTCAGTCCAACTTTCTCCAATGAAACACAAGCAAAGTATCCACAATGTCAGCAGTTTGTTGAACTCCATGGCTGGTGTGTGCTGGAAAGAAGAAGGCAAAGTCCCTTGACAATTCTGGTAATTGTAGCATAACACATTTGCGGGCTTTCTGTGTATCAACTAAACAtttgtcataattaaaacagtgtAGCTACTTTGTCTGTTAGGACACATGACGACACCTTACCAAGGAGAGGAAATTGCATTAATCGGCTTAGAGCATACCAAGAAATACGGTGAGTTACATAAAGATCCCCTGCAGCAGCAACTGCGGACACATGCTATCACTTCTCAAGTGAACATCTTCTTCCTGAATGAATGAAGGTAACTTACTGTCGCTAGCTTGCTAGTACATGAAAGTCCTTATTTTGCCTGTTTAGCTTTTCTTCGGGGTTTTGGGGGACATGTTCACATACACATATCACTTAATGGAGACTAATAATAAGATTAGGAAAAGTGAGAGCAGCCTGGTCCGTGCGTCTGGTGGGTGGTTGTCTGACAAGCCCTGACTAGCTAGCTACATATCTCGGCTAACTAGGAAATGAAGTGAAATATCCAACAAAGGGGGAGTAACATTACAGAGCCTTCACACTAACGCTTCCGTATTCTCTTCAGTCCATGTCGGTGTCGACTTACTGCATTTGCTACACACGTACGCTAGCCACCGCTGacggttagctaacgttaaccacAAGACACCGCAAGTCAAACAAGGGACGCTGATAAAGAGCAGCTGTAgttttagctaacgttaggctacgTGATAATGTTACTGCTGGAACACCGTAATGTTGGATAACATAAATATAAAGTTACCTGTCATGTATCAGAGGCAGCAGATATGTAGTCTCAGCTCTATGTTAACATTGCAGCAGATGCCTGGTCACCGGAGTTGAAACACAGCGAACTCCACCTCCTGTCGGAAAGGTCTCGGTCTTTCTCCCGACCGAGACTGGACCGAAAAAGCCGCAGAATGTGGAAAGACAGTGGGGTTGTCTTTCTCTACGCCACCGAGTCCCTGGTTGTTACCAGCAGGCGGCGCCTCCTAACGTCCGGAGTGTGTACTGGCTGTAAAACAAATTGCTGAagtgtgccatctagtggcttgTTTACGCCACTACAATGGaaagaaatgttattttttacgTATGAGAACTATTACACCAATTTCCAACCTTCCTTCTTCAGCAGGGATGTCAAACTTATTTTAGTTCATGAGCCACATACAGCCCTATTTGATCTCCAGCGAGCCAGACCAGAAAAACCATCGCATAATGATCTACAAATAACAACATCTCCAAATGTTTCCCTTTCTTTGGTATAAAGAAGTTCATTCTGAAAATGTCcgtccatttacaaaacagatgatgaacagcctgagatgtcttaagtaaatgcaatttcaaaagtatgtctcagtttttctaTATTCTCTACTCACTATCATTGAATGCACATTTTTCGCATACATTCCCACTTCTGTGGAGTACAGTaatgctggcatcaccacaACAAACTAAAGTTACAGCCAGTGGGGAAGCAGGTTATGTTATCCCCTGATTTGTAAATGATTTACAAATCTAAAGGTCTGTCATTGCCTTAGTAACAGGGTCcaccaatattgttttaagatgtGATGCAGATTATTTTGTGCTGAAGCTGTTGATTGATAAGatttttgcacaatgttcaatattttttttaaatatgacaaCAATAAGTATTCATTGTTGTTTCAGAGAGCCATTTTCTGGTCAGGGTGAAAAGACTCAGAAGCAGTATTTCACATGAAGTGTGATGCACTGTTATAGCCTTCATACGTGCATAGATATTAGGTGTGctaagtcatccagtgggcttGATTGGAACCTTTGGTGGACTAGTTTTTTAATAACATGTATAAAAATCAGGCTTTGAAAAAAAGGCATAAAACCCTTGGCAGAAACCTCCAGAATATAGcacatataaaacagaaaagtttGGTGTATATAAGTGCCACTGAAGTGGAGATTTGTGGCTCACAGTCTGAGAAGAAACTTTTGCAAGAACGGCCTTAAAAGATATATATTGTAAAATTCCATGCATTTTTTTATACTAAAAAATAAGACAGCATGGTAAAAATTGATGTGCAAATGAGGCACTATGTCATTTGATATGTGCTTTTGCATACATTTGAAGAACAGAAATTTgaaccaaaataaaaaccttaatgtatatttttggacattttatttccaCTAGTCTAAAAGAAGACTTTGTGGAGCAAAAATATCCCAAAAATTCAGAACTGACCAGAGCATTTTGAAACCTGGGGTGTCTTGCCTCATAGGTCacatcattaatattattagtaacacctgtgtttTCCCATAATCACAAGTTAAAGGCCTCATGTTGTTGTGGTCATATTGTGATAATGAACATAATTCTGTTGGCAACTATGTCGACCAACCCTgtctttcatttattcatccacATGTCTGCCCTACAAATCTTATGTAGTCTGTATGTTGGAGGACATGTCCTTTCATAACCTTAACATATTTATATAAAGATAATATACACCAGTGGAACAATAGCAAATAAAAACTACTGTTTactgtgttttgttgtgagtgAATATGATTCAATGTCTTGTGGCCCAGTTGAAACTTATTGCTTGTGCTTGGCCAGTACTTGCATCATCAGAGTCAGATTGGAGGAGGCATGACACGAGGCTTTGCAGTGTTGTTATGGTGAATAGCAAACACCtaaatgtaaacaccatatttAAAGTAGACGAGGATGGATACACTGCATGGTGATGCATAAAATAGCATAAAGCATAACAATCTGTCACATACATTTACTAGCAGGCTGTGACTGTGGTTACAACTAAAGAAACATTACAGCAGTTTGTGTTTATACATGGCCCCTGGGCCACTGGGTTTTCATCCAACCGTATTAACTTTCGGGTCACAGTGAGGTAACGGTGTGCGATTATAATACCTGCAGCGGATTAACAACAGGGCATTAAGGCCGCATGTAGAGTATTCATATTTGAGAACTGTTAAAAATATCATAAGTTCAACTGCTAGCAATCAAATACCATTAAAAGTTTCAATATTGTTGAAATATAAATGCAAATTTAAAAGTATCACAGTCAAGTGGCTCTTGGTGGCAAACTTTTTTTGGGAACGGTGTAGCTCCACTGTGTcaaaagtttctgtgtgttgACCCGTATCTGAGACTCAAAATTAATGCTCAAAGACAAGGCCCACATGGACACAAATGAAGGCCGAGCATACTTGAAGAACTGTCACTTTACTTtggcacacatacagtatgaccacacacttttttgtgcatcGTACAAAAGTTAAAATCTCACATTACATAAAACTGTGTATGTGGACAAAGGCATCCATGAATGAGACACTGAGGCAAAGAAAAGCACTTACAGCTCACTGAATTGACCACACAGTAGCACATGTGCATGTCTTCTGATCAAACTTGTCTGACATCTATGCTGTCTAAGGACTTGAGAGCTGTCATCCTGGAAATATATGGAAAAGGCCTTCATCCCACTCTTCCTCTTGTGCAGGATCAAGGCTGGTAACATCAGGTGATTGTGTGGGAGTACATTTAGCACTCAGTCCTTGAATTTCTAGTCAGAAGTCTTTATCTTCGGATGATGAAACAACCATGACCTCCCGGCTCTTAAAGTCCCACACTGCTGTGAGATGGAAGGCCATGTTGGAGAAAACCACTAGATACTCAAACAGGGCAAATAATGTGTAACCTGTGGAAAGAAGCATATAATAGACATGTGTTTCAATCAACATTTTATAGCTAAAATTTTACACCACCGTTCATATGACTGACATGTTTTTGAATGCTGTGTCATTCTTTATCAAGGACCATTATCGGCCCTCACAGATTCAATACTTACTCCCTGATTCACAGTACATATTGTGTTTCCAATAAAAGAATCCGGCGAAAGCACAGAAGGATACGTTGAGGAGTAAGAAGCGTACTTTCCAGTGGTGAGACTTGGCATCCtataaaggagaaaaaaaacaagaacactAATTTGGACTGGAATGCTGCATATGGCATGAGGGACTGCAGACTGTAGTGTGTGATTTGGCATCCCTTACCTCAGGACTTAATGAATACTTCTTTATAGTCTTCCATAAACGGCAGGTTATGAGCATGTAGATAATGGAGCTGACTATGAAGAGCACAAAACCTTCCTTATGTACAACTAAGGAGCAAAAGAGAGGGGGACAAAGCATACCATGATTCAATGGAACACAAAGACTTGAATACAACCTCTCCAGTAAATGATGGATTACTCACAGTATGTTTCACTGGATGATACATATGTGAGGAGCAAGAGGCCGAGGTTTTCACAGATAGAAAAGGCCAGGTTGAAGCAACTGAGTGAGCTCTCAGGAAACCTCGAGGCAAAGCGCGTCTTGTAAAATTTGAAGTAGGTGAATGCCACCAGGAGCCTCGGCGCTGAGTGCAGCCCGATACAGAACCGCCATATGTGGCACTCAGGACTAAGACTTATTGAGGCACTGATAGATGGCAGGTAATTAGGcacctggaaacacacagggaTGATTTAGTATGTCATTAGcattgagggaaaaaaaaaacatgcttggATAGGTTTGCAAAACAGGGACATTACCTGGCAGTGTGTACCAGTAGAGTCCTCATAATGGAAAACAGAGGATATGAAGACACAAGTTATTAGTCCAAGCAGTGGCAAGCACACAGTACCCACAACACAGGTGGCGAATGACACCCTGATGACCAGGGGCCTCTCGTGCCCCAAGATACTAGAGCCTTGTAGCATCTTAATCTGAAACAGTGTAAAAGAAGTCTTATTTAGAAACATCCTGCAGAGACAATCACACTTTGTCCAAGTTGTAATACATCAGGCTACATATGAGGTATATGTTTGCAGATATATGCTGTATATGCAACATATAACTCCAACATTTCATCTTGCTGAATCAATTATACTATACTGTAACGTGCTGTCAGCGTTGCATCAATTATCTGGGGACATTTtgaaacacatgcatgcatttaCTGCACATATAAAGTCTGGAAAAACTAAATCAACCTACCTCCACTTGGTTTACAGTTTACCAATAATGGCTACCACAGACTGCACGCACTTATCTTGTCAATACCTACGCTATTACAATAACATTCATGATAGCAGGCTGCGGGGAAGAGCTGAATTATTCCAGGTACCAACAATAAGGTGTAAGGCATAAAAAGGACCTGGGAATCATCCAGCCATCTTAAATCTCCGCGACATTTTTATGCATCCATTAAAATTCATTTGAATGCTCCCATAAGATGATAGCAGGCCCGCGGATGCAGCATCCTCCTTGTGCGACAGAGCAGGAGGAAAATGCAGTGCATGAGCAACATCAGcacccggaagagaaagtgagcGGAGGAGAGCGCTGAGGATGCTGCGTATGGGCGGCGCAGCCTATCAAAAAATGATGCACAGATCACAGACAGCATGTTGAATAAAATGTGTCTCTTTACAATAATTAGCCacagtggaaaaacaaataTGGCGATcgatttttatttatgtagtcattattatcattattattattatttagaaatttattttgaataaaaataTCAGAGATATACTGTAAACCTGTGTATCTACTGTATGTGGTTCACATGTGATGCTGCCCcgcctctctcctcctcagcaTCAGTCGCACTTGGTGGCCTCGTGCAGTTCACGCTGTGTTCTCTCTCAGTCtgatttttgtttctctgttttgttttcgaTTGCCAGTGAATGGCACTTGGCACCCAGTAGCTCAAATGATTTTTGGATCGAGATGATTTGCTTCAGCAAGATGAAACGATGGAGAGTGCAAACTTTATTTCGCTTGCttctgtttgtcattattttgccAAGTAAGTTTCCATTCATTTTAAGTTTTAGTCCTGTGATCTAAAGTGTTGTAGGCtatttttaattcatttcagttttaagTTATttccacagagaaaaacaagaaaactacCAACGCTGTGCCAGCAAATATGATGACGAGATGTTAAGAATATTTGCATAAAATATTGCCGATCAACTCTGATGCTCATTGgttgtatttcattttaatacacCAGTTAAGTTGAGAATTCCAGTATGTTGTTTCCATGGCAGAGAAAGTCCAGTCAGCCAGAAATCAGAGAAGAAAATCTCAAACTTGGGATGCCATCAACTATAACATCTGGAGCTGCTCAATGACAGACTGATAttatggacccacagaatgtttattttcttacttAAATCAAATTGATCTTTAGTTTAATGCAGTGTTTTCAGGTCTGAAttagaaaatgtacccatatactcagaacattcccctgggtgctcttaATGTCATCTCTAACATCTTTCCCaagtcattgtctgtggagcagctccagactttatattcctatgacatcacaaacttGGACTTAAGAGAgggttgttcatgtttactaataaTTTTGGACTGTCTTCGACCATAGGAATAagatgtatgaattttgaaaatgtgcatAGTTCCCTGTTATGTCAGCGTTTCAAATTTTATGCATCATTCATTCCCCCTCAGATCTCCATTCCTCTTCCATGCAAGCTCTTATCCAGAACCTGCAAACTTGGAGCCAGTTGTTTAGGGATTTGCCATCACTGTAATCCTGCAGGCCTCCTTTGTATCCAGCTCAGAGGCTTTATTGAAACAACGTTTCAAGTCAACATCTGGCCAGCCCAAATCCATTGTTGACACTGAAAAGAAGCTCCGGATATAATATAAACTagtgtttctatttttaaaCTCCTGGTAGCTTGGAATTATTAATGTAAAAGTGGCATGAATAACTTCCTTGGAAAGGATGAAAAAATATACATCAAAAGTTGGCATTTACATATTGAAGAATCTTTACTGTTTTCACAGCATATGAATGTTAAAGCTCATTTTGATACTTACATATTGTTTGTCTATACATGTCATCAGTCAACACATGCttgactccacacacacagtctgaacAGGAACAGTCATTGCTGGTACTTAATGGCAGATTTGCCTGATCTTGCATTAGAGCTTTATAGAAGGGCAGTCTAGCCTGACATCCGTCTTTGTCCCCTTTCACCATCTGTCATGTATCCACATTTTCTCTCAtgttctccctctcttcccACCGCAGCATCAACATGACTGCTCTGAATGATTGCACTGATTGATCGAAAATGATAACAATTGTCCTTAAGagcaaatatttaattttccctgaccaaaaaaatacaaagtaaatGTGATGTGGCATTATTGACTGAAATACAACAGGTTCTTTGTAGAAATATGACTGTGAATGGTTTCTCTCCATGGCGTAGCCTGTCGGTGTGCTCAGGGGAAATATGCTCAGAAgctcctgaatgatttattCACCGACTATACCAGTGCGCTGAGGCCTGtggaggacacaaacaccatccTGAACGTGACCCTGCAGGTTACACTGTCGCAAATTATCGACATGGTAAAACACCACAGTTTCAACACAAGTCACCACAAGATTGTATGCATGAAAAGAACCTGTGCAGACACCCACACAATAATGCCATTTTTATATTAGATGATATTTCTGTTTTACCTGCAGTATGTCCCCTGTTGTTGTCAATTATTTTCTATAATTTTCAATGTTTTACAGGATGAGCGAAACCAAATTTTGACTGCATATTTATGGATACGGCAAGTGTGGGTTGATGCACACCTCAAATGGAATAAAGATGATTACGATGGACTCGATACCATCCGCATACCTAGTAGTTATGTATGGAGACCTGATATAGTCCTATATAACAAGTAGGTCGGACTGGTATTGGGTTAATCATTCAGTGATTATCCAAGTGTGGCTCCTGTTGGTCAGGATAAAAGGCACAAGCTGAGCATTCCTTAAAGCCGTTATTTATGGGAGTGTCCAGGCCTCTGTCTGCTTTTTATATAGATGTaatgacaagaaaaacaaatcgaGTACCTTTTCACACCTGCAAGTCCAAACCAAGGTTCGCCTTTATGTTACATTATACACATTGTGATAAGTGATAAGTACCTGTGAATATTTGCAGCTTTGACAATATGCAACAAGACCAGGGAGGATATAGTAATTAATCATATTCATTTATGTTAATCAACCACCCGAACCAGACCCAATTTTGGTAGGACTTAGCGCAGCTGCATcagtgtcagagagagagagagagagagagagagagacagagagagagagagtgatagAGAGGTGGAACAgcaggtggaaggtggactattgcacgcaGTGTTTCTATAAGTTATCAATAACTCAAACGCTGATAACCTTTCACAGTTCATCTTACCTGTTTCTTTTCCTCATCAGACAGGCACTTTAACAGCTTGAAGCAGGGGTCAATGACTGCGCTGAGGAAACTGACCTCATTTGTGTCTGACACTTGAAACCTCCTTTTAGTTTCCTTCACCAGTTTActggtgaaaaaacaaaatgaaaaatgaagcatTCGAACACTGACTTGGCATTGATTGGTTTGTAGATGGGTTTCTAGAGATGCCTCAGATTACATCACATTGATAACCTGCTAACAGCTCATACTATGTACACTAATCACATGCTgacacacatataaacaaaaacagagtgTTACTGAAACTATATAAAATGCAGACACAACACTGAGGAATGAGTACAACTCTCCAAAATGTGTTGACTCTTGCCTCAGTTGGTGTACTTGTGCATTTGTATCCTGATCACGTTTCCTCCTCAAATCATTTACAGCCTACTCCAGGAAATTACAGCTACTCTTCAGTTATTTTCTAAAGGTATCCAAAATATCAATCTGCTCTTGGTATAAATGTAAACACTGCTGCAGAcaagttttatttgtttttcagtgctgATGATCATTTCACCGGCTCCATGGACACCAATGTGGTGATCCGGCATGATGGCCAGATAACGTGGGATTCCCCCGCTATCACAAAGAGCTCCTGCAAAGTAGATGTGTCCTTCTTCCCCTTCGACGCCCAGCAGTGCAGGTTTACATATGGCTCCTGGACCTACAATGGTAACCAGCTGGACATCCTGAATGCCTTAGAGAGTGCTGACCTGGCTGACCTGGTGGAAAATGTGGAGTGGGAGGTGTTGGGTATGCCAGGGAAGAAGAACATTATTCTGTATGGCTGCTGTGCTGACCCTTACCCT is drawn from Epinephelus fuscoguttatus linkage group LG5, E.fuscoguttatus.final_Chr_v1 and contains these coding sequences:
- the LOC125888880 gene encoding post-GPI attachment to proteins factor 2-like codes for the protein MLQGSSILGHERPLVIRVSFATCVVGTVCLPLLGLITCVFISSVFHYEDSTGTHCQVPNYLPSISASISLSPECHIWRFCIGLHSAPRLLVAFTYFKFYKTRFASRFPESSLSCFNLAFSICENLGLLLLTYVSSSETYFVHKEGFVLFIVSSIIYMLITCRLWKTIKKYSLSPEDAKSHHWKVRFLLLNVSFCAFAGFFYWKHNMYCESGSYTLFALFEYLVVFSNMAFHLTAVWDFKSREVMVVSSSEDKDF